Sequence from the Cryptococcus neoformans var. grubii H99 chromosome 3, complete sequence genome:
ACGCCGATTGTACGGGGACTGATGAAGATAGTTTGAGGCGTTACACCCAAGTCGGTCAGGGAGACAGATTTGGAATTGACAAGTGATGCCTCCGGCGGAGGGTTCTGATCGGTCGCTTCCCGCCTGCCTTACTATAAGCTACTGCTCTGGCATGCtaagaagagagaggtcACGTACGCTTTGATAGCATGCGCTTGTTTAACAATATGCTCCTTCATCGCCTCGATCTTTTTCTCGTCCAATGCAGAGATACCGCTATCTCTCAGCCGATGACTGTAATCAACACTTCCGTCAACATATCCCTATATTGTTCAGTTATGAAATACGCACGGGTTATTTGGTGGTAATTTCTGAGAATTGATAAGATCAACCTTGGTCGATGATGCTAGCGGGGGGATATCCCAAAAGCCAGGTGGAGTGTTTTGCAGCGCCGCAACCCTTGCAGCTATCAAAGTGCTTCTCGCCAGCTATATGACACATCAGTTTCTGTCCACATTTTTTGCTTAAATAGACAAGGTACCTGTACTTACAGGAGGTAAGAGAGCCGACATTAGTGCCgcttcatccatctccttgacATCCGAATGGAGCATAGGCCTAATCGCAGGGTAGAGAATACACCATACATCCGAAGACGGGAGGTTTTTTGCCACAGCTGCGACAAGACCCACCGCGCCTGCCCCATCAGATTTCGGTCAGCATCAGCGACTATAGAAAGTTACAGGGTAGAATATTTCAACAAACCTTGGCGAATCCATACATTTGGGTGGAACATGAACCCTTTCACAGCGAAAAAAGTATCCCATAATCGCATACGTGCAAGTAAGCCGAGAGATGCGAGGCTTGTCAGCGAGCCGATCACCCTTGCCATTACAGCTTCTTCAGGGTCTAGTCCGCGAGATATCAGCAATCTGGAAATGGGTCAACAAAGATGGATACCCACCCGCTAACGCTTGAAACATGAGCGGAAGCACGTATTCTTCCACAGCTCTTAAACCTATAAACGCTCCCACACCCACGATACCATCAAAGAACGCCAGCCGAAGCATCCAATCTTTATCATTCAAGTAAGTCATAATATGGCTGAGCACGATTTCGTTTGACTTTTGACGACCGAAAAACAGGCACAGGTCagaaatggaggagaggattCCGCGCTTGACAGCGGCGGCAGGGTCGACGAGGAGGGTTGTAGCTTGTTCCTCGACGGCGGCTTGAATCTCTTGAAGCATCGCATCGTAGTCGGGCTGATATTTGATGAAATAAATATTTTTTCACGGCCATATTCAACGAACTCACCTCGACAATACCAGAAGACTCAGTTCCATGAACTGACGCACCATCTTTCGCAGCCTGactcatctccaacattGTCATCGCCGCATTCGCCAACTTGACCAAAGCCTGTGCATATGTGATCCTTACGAAGATATCACTGTCCGTCGTCAAGTGCTTCATCTGCGGTAAAAGATACTCTGGGATGAACGTCGCGTTCTGTGGAGTCACCGAGGTGACGCTCTCGACGACTTGAATCAGGGTCCTGCACGCCTCAGCGCGGACATGCGGCATGTCGTCGGAGAGGAGCTCGACGATGTAGGGTATAATGCGGTCGATTTTGTCTTCGTCAAGGAGGTACGGGAGGAGATTTAAGAATAGGCGGAGGGCGTGTAGACGGGACGAAGGGAATAGACAGTGTCTAACGGAAGAGGTGATCACGTTCAAGATGAGTAGTGCCGGGCCGTCTTATCGTTTTGGTCAGCAAAATGGACTGACGGAAAACCAGTCGCATTATAAACACTCACTATCGGTTGGGCATTCACCGAGATAAGTGGCAATCCCTTCCCATTCGTCTAATAACCTGTCAATCTTGGCACCACTTTGTCCTGCTGAATGTTGCAAGAATCCCCCTTCCACATCATCCCTAAAACTAGAATCTTCCGCCTTTTCGTTGAGTGAGTTAATATAATCTTGTAAAAAAGTGTAAAAATATTCGGGAAAGATGGTTTCACGGTACTTTGAAAGGATATGGTCGAATGAGGGTCGTTTGGAAGGTTCTCTTGATAGCATTTGCGCAATCATTTCCTAAAATTCCCATTGAGCTCCATTCAAAGTATGTAAGCAAGGTGACTCACTCGGACATCGACGTCATGGATATTTTCCAGCATTCCATTCAAATTTAAAGCGCCATCGCGATACGCATACAACTCACTGAGATTAAATACCGTCCGCCCATCAGCCCACATTTCTGCCAACACACACCCAGTACTAAAGACATCCATTTCCTCTGTaatcttcccatccctcctcGCAAACCATTCCCCACCTTCGCTCTCGGATGCCCTTTTCCGATCAGCCACTTTGGAGTCTGAGGTGTAAAATCGTTCCGGTGCGATGTAGCATGCGCGTCGCCCAGAGGTATCGAAGAAAAATGAAAAGTCGGAGGGGTCGTCAAGTGGAAGGTACGTTGGtttgaaggaggatgaaaagtccgtcagaagaagagagagggaggaagtgAGGAGTATGTTTTCAGACTTGATATCGCCGTGAGCAACCTATACGAAATGTCAGCAAGGAATGGACTAAATATGAGATAAAGCACTGGCCTTGCGATTGCGAGCATCTCGAAGGGTGGTTAATATTTGGAAGGCGATCCACTTCTTTTCTATATTGGCAAGGTACGGCTGTTGACTGTATCCCAAAAATGGTCAGATTCGTCTCTCGAATCCGAACAGCAAGGCACTCACCTGACACGGTCATACAAGTTTGATCCTATCCATTGCCTGATAAGATATCCGGCCTTCTCCGTCTCCACAAATGTCTGATATGTGTTCACATTCGCAAGTTCTGAAAGAATATCCCTCTCCAACTTTAATCTTCGCTGTATAACCCGAAGTGACATGGTTGCATCGGGTTTAATGAATATCTTGAGGACGATCGGCCCGAAACTATGGCGAGCTAAGATGGTCTTGAGGAACCTGGAGGATGACAAACTGGAGTAGCATGTTAAGCAGTCAGTCGATAGGCAGGTGCACTAGCCGAAAACATACCTCTTGTCGTATGAGATGTCATTGCCAAGTTCGGCAACGTAAGAATCCAGCGCCGTTGAGCTGAGGACGTTTAGCATCACTCGGGTCTATAAGAGAAGCTACATACGCTCTGGCCATGGAAGATATGTTTCCCATTGGTGCGGGCCTTATCCCATGGAATCTGGTGGTCTCGTGAGTACGATGTTCTTTGCCGACAATATGGGGGGTCGGTGTCTTGATGGAGATGCTGCTGGCGGAGACAACATGGTACCCCGCCGCAGGCATAAAGTCATGATGTCATTGTTTATTACGTAATTGTGGCCTCCACTCCCCGTGCTCTGCTACGTCAGAAATTCTTCGGCCTCTGCAGTGCGGTTGATGAATGACATTGATATATCTCAAAAACTCGAAAACTACCTCCCCCGTTACACTGCCGGAGTATGCGCCCTCTGCCTCTCCCCCTCCGGTATCTCCCCCGCTCCGCCACTCTCGGCCCCCGGAGAGCTGCTTCCGACCGGTACCTGGCGATCCACCATTTCTTCACAGAACACGCCGCCCACCCAACGACCACCAGCCCCATCTCACGCCACGTCCCTCGCCGGCTCAATTCCTCCTCCGCAAAACGCTGCCTTGACTGCCCCACAAGCCAGCCGCCTCCCAACCCCGATAATCCCGGCCCACCTCCCTCTCAAGGACATGCCCAAGAATATGCTCCCTTCATCCAGAGGCTCATACGCCAATCAAAAGCGATCGCACCCAATTCCCCACATCGACccagcaaagaagaattgTTGGAGGCGGCGAATGGATGGTGGCAACGTATGAGGATACGGCTCAAATGGTTTACAATCAGGGGCTGGAGAAGATTCAATACCGACGATATGAGTGCATTTGCCAGCTGGTTCTTAGTTGGAAACAGTAGGTAGCGTGGCATTTCGAAAGCAGAGGCTAACCCACACTAGCTGTATGGATTCTTGTCGGAACGTGAGCATTCCTCTAGTCTCTGTTTTTCTGAAAAACTAAAATTCCATCTTAGCACAACATTCGTTTCCGCAATATTCGCTCTTGCCAACTCACTCTCGTTGCAAGAATACCTCGCTCGTTGGTTATCCGATTATATGACATACAACACCGGTGTCACTGTCATTTTCGAATCGGCCATTGTCCCCAAATGGGGGTCCTCCCTCATTACATTCAAAAACGTCTACGTTTCTTGTCGTCCTGATGAAGGTCCTTCATCCGCGCCAGTCGAGGGCGGTAAGAAACAAGTTAAGGCCGCAACCGCCAAACCTCCATCACCCATCCCGTTCTTATCCTCTGCCATTTCCCCCGAGACTTACTTGGCTGCTCGGCCTGCACCTCCAGAGGACAATTACACAATGTACGACGTCAACATTGACCAGCTCGAAGTTTCGCTCAGCTTTATGCGTTGGTTGGATGGTAAAGGTCTTGTGAAAGACGTGCGCATTAAAGGGGTCCGTGGCGTAGTCGATAGACGATCAGTCTGGTGGGACCTTTCAAAGCCTCTTGATCCCGCTGATTTTCGGCATGCGACACAAAAGGGGGATTTCGAGTTTGAGTCGTTTCATGTAGAAGATGCGCTCGTGACAGTGTATCAACCCGGGCTGAGACCGTACAATGTGTCGATATTCAATATGATCGTCGGACCGTTTAGAAAGAAATGGTTGTTTTATGATTTGATGAGCGCCGAGGGTATCACGGGACAGTTTGATAACTGTTTATTCAGTCTGCATATGCCGCAGAAACTTGGGAAAT
This genomic interval carries:
- a CDS encoding VPS15 protein kinase, yielding MPAAGYHVVSASSISIKTPTPHIVGKEHRTHETTRFHGIRPAPMGNISSMARASTALDSYVAELGNDISYDKSLSSSRFLKTILARHSFGPIVLKIFIKPDATMSLRVIQRRLKLERDILSELANVNTYQTFVETEKAGYLIRQWIGSNLYDRVSQQPYLANIEKKWIAFQILTTLRDARNRKVAHGDIKSENILLTSSLSLLLTDFSSSFKPTYLPLDDPSDFSFFFDTSGRRACYIAPERFYTSDSKVADRKRASESEGGEWFARRDGKITEEMDVFSTGCVLAEMWADGRTVFNLSELYAYRDGALNLNGMLENIHDVDVREMIAQMLSREPSKRPSFDHILSKYRETIFPEYFYTFLQDYINSLNEKAEDSSFRDDVEGGFLQHSAGQSGAKIDRLLDEWEGIATYLGECPTDNGPALLILNVITSSVRHCLFPSSRLHALRLFLNLLPYLLDEDKIDRIIPYIVELLSDDMPHVRAEACRTLIQVVESVTSVTPQNATFIPEYLLPQMKHLTTDSDIFVRITYAQALVKLANAAMTMLEMSQAAKDGASVHGTESSGIVEPDYDAMLQEIQAAVEEQATTLLVDPAAAVKRGILSSISDLCLFFGRQKSNEIVLSHIMTYLNDKDWMLRLAFFDGIVGVGAFIGLRAVEEYVLPLMFQALADPEEAVMARVIGSLTSLASLGLLARMRLWDTFFAVKGFMFHPNVWIRQGAVGLVAAVAKNLPSSDVWCILYPAIRPMLHSDVKEMDEAALMSALLPPLARSTLIAARVAALQNTPPGFWDIPPLASSTKVDLINSQKLPPNNPHRLRDSGISALDEKKIEAMKEHIVKQAHAIKAREATDQNPPPEASLVNSKSVSLTDLGVTPQTIFISPRTIGVDAAKVELRRFRPGLEPESRRTSFTTNRSGRGPVDNPLDEIRRKLAALEPLSRPETPTAKEKATTATTTTTSHTSQPSVDTGASPSESNLSSTLDITAMTRSGKKKKMDSKAAPAVGASHTNAVGTTTIHNEPISGRTTPNATALSQITLSGANTPKGQPAAPYTSSYEGHDPGVRAFLEQVDLDNYREPLLDFGPRVGANHRKRNPRVNKTSSSSSASASSSPTNVTMIAHLTQHEGAITGIITSPDSVFFASSSEDGQVLIWDAARLERSVTAKPRLVYKMEAPIVSMCGIDNTYCLAVASEDGQVHVLRVHTGGGSGGSSTRYSKAECIRTWNTEESDGHVRFVSHLQDSTLLLLTSMSVIATLDIRSMEIKQRFQHPPELGVITAYCLSTHWLILGTSIGVLSLWDLRFGLLLKSWKAGGGVTSCRIHPSRGRGRWIMVSVSPTWPYALPGTSTNKSEESQPSKPIVEVYDIESSKLVEVYEIRSRRSSKPSETVPEPIEVIPNKAALIAELARSTPSLPSLVPIDDFDATNPLPTPPSAVLDLMVGQGWTSLGRSDESILMSVPELGSSDKNGEGQGGPGWMITAGEDRIVRYWDLIKAQDGFVVCGSQKEKDVSFRRMPEGSPPTMFYTLPNVHRQGQGPSRDKERQPLQPHYDAICKLGSLETPFSSCIISADRSGIIKVWRMEGMAGPLR
- a CDS encoding mitochondrial distribution and morphology protein 31; amino-acid sequence: MRPLPLPLRYLPRSATLGPRRAASDRYLAIHHFFTEHAAHPTTTSPISRHVPRRLNSSSAKRCLDCPTSQPPPNPDNPGPPPSQGHAQEYAPFIQRLIRQSKAIAPNSPHRPSKEELLEAANGWWQRMRIRLKWFTIRGWRRFNTDDMSAFASWFLVGNTVWILVGTTTFVSAIFALANSLSLQEYLARWLSDYMTYNTGVTVIFESAIVPKWGSSLITFKNVYVSCRPDEGPSSAPVEGGKKQVKAATAKPPSPIPFLSSAISPETYLAARPAPPEDNYTMYDVNIDQLEVSLSFMRWLDGKGLVKDVRIKGVRGVVDRRSVWWDLSKPLDPADFRHATQKGDFEFESFHVEDALVTVYQPGLRPYNVSIFNMIVGPFRKKWLFYDLMSAEGITGQFDNCLFSLHMPQKLGKSVEKEGGMIKRMARFRIDGLPIEHVQYASGYTPPMSWLTSGKLDAVLDIKFPHHPDDQVDLQALFAEIGRNVATISHGVHPDDPDGDKLKGAIESAESSLVGVIPGQHRLARPPLRAPKKGDYGKEEEERKVVVDIDLRFRDLKAAVPLYTTDLTVTNNALIRPIVAFINANKTLVPIHCQVDADLSNFEGSWTLFETGLMTSISDQIYEAMAFHVSSEAANSRRLRQVSVWGIQRSAEVLIDMLRGVVDPVGAQFATV